In the genome of Streptomyces pactum, one region contains:
- a CDS encoding TetR/AcrR family transcriptional regulator, translating into MSSATSSGGKGSARGRADKRQAILDAAFTVFARRGYAQACVQEVAEEARVAKPTVYNHLNDKETLFRHAVEAAADAHLAEKLAVIEGLRDRGGDEDPRAALADAARRLVGICAGEHACALRRLTHAQVGVFPDLVETVQERIALRPRAALADRLARLSLAGRLRPCDPDQAAEHFLALLTAPVETRTGLGARRVPDTELHDLADAAVDTFWRAYGSG; encoded by the coding sequence ATGAGTTCAGCAACGTCGAGCGGCGGCAAGGGGAGTGCGCGGGGGCGCGCCGACAAGCGGCAGGCGATCCTGGACGCCGCCTTCACCGTCTTCGCACGGCGCGGCTACGCGCAGGCCTGCGTGCAGGAGGTGGCGGAGGAGGCACGCGTCGCCAAACCGACCGTCTACAACCACCTGAACGACAAGGAGACCCTGTTCCGTCACGCCGTCGAGGCGGCGGCCGACGCCCACCTGGCGGAGAAGCTCGCGGTGATCGAGGGGCTGCGAGACCGGGGCGGGGACGAGGACCCGCGGGCGGCGCTCGCCGACGCCGCCCGGCGGCTGGTGGGGATCTGCGCCGGCGAACACGCCTGCGCGCTGCGGCGGTTGACCCACGCCCAGGTGGGGGTCTTCCCCGATCTGGTCGAGACCGTGCAGGAGCGCATCGCGCTCCGCCCCCGCGCGGCGCTCGCCGACCGGCTGGCCCGCCTCTCGCTCGCCGGCCGCCTGCGCCCGTGCGACCCGGACCAGGCGGCCGAGCACTTCCTCGCCCTGCTCACCGCCCCGGTGGAGACCCGCACCGGCCTGGGCGCCCGACGTGTCCCCGACACCGAGCTGCACGACCTGGCGGACGCGGCCGTGGACACCTTCTGGCGCGCGTACGGCAGCGGCTGA
- a CDS encoding maleylpyruvate isomerase family mycothiol-dependent enzyme, whose protein sequence is MTVHPSLQTSIDAWTHSVEAITELVNPLVEGEWNRATDCPGWSVRDVVSHVIGLETEMLGDPRPIHALPRDLFHVKDELSRYMEVQVDVRRCHTAPEMTAELEYLVIRRSRQLRNEKRDPQTKVRGPLAGKEVTLEECLRLRAFDVWVHEQDLRRALGKPGNLDSPGAHIARDTFLSGLPMVVAKRAGAPAGSAVVFDITGPLEFMRTVRVDQDGRGTIDGSVSLGPAVTFSMDWETYLRLAAGRVRPEAVGDLVKKDGDQQLADAILRNFALTP, encoded by the coding sequence GTGACCGTCCATCCCAGCCTGCAGACCTCCATCGACGCCTGGACGCACTCCGTCGAGGCGATAACCGAGTTGGTGAACCCACTCGTCGAAGGCGAATGGAACCGGGCCACCGACTGCCCGGGGTGGTCGGTGCGTGATGTGGTCTCCCATGTCATCGGTCTGGAAACGGAGATGCTGGGCGACCCGCGTCCCATCCACGCCCTGCCGCGCGACCTGTTCCACGTCAAGGACGAGCTGTCGCGCTACATGGAGGTCCAGGTCGATGTGCGGCGCTGCCACACCGCCCCGGAGATGACGGCCGAACTGGAGTACCTCGTCATCCGCCGCTCCCGCCAGCTGCGGAACGAGAAGCGGGACCCGCAGACGAAGGTGCGCGGGCCGCTGGCGGGCAAGGAAGTCACGCTGGAGGAGTGCCTGCGGCTGCGGGCGTTCGACGTGTGGGTGCACGAGCAGGACCTGCGGCGGGCCCTGGGCAAGCCCGGCAACCTCGACTCGCCGGGCGCCCACATCGCCCGCGACACCTTCCTCTCCGGGCTCCCGATGGTGGTGGCCAAGCGGGCGGGCGCCCCGGCGGGTTCGGCGGTGGTCTTCGACATCACCGGGCCGCTGGAGTTCATGCGCACGGTCCGGGTGGACCAGGACGGCCGCGGCACCATCGACGGCAGCGTCTCGCTGGGCCCGGCCGTGACGTTCTCCATGGACTGGGAGACGTATCTGCGGCTGGCGGCCGGCCGGGTGCGGCCGGAGGCGGTCGGCGACCTGGTGAAGAAGGACGGCGACCAGCAGCTCGCCGACGCGATCCTGCGGAACTTCGCCCTCACGCCCTGA
- a CDS encoding DUF4232 domain-containing protein: MNVRISRRSRTLRVAAAALTAAALTLTACNSDEDGVRRSGAADTSSPSASTGGSGGADAGTSSGGDSAGADSKGSTGDGDSDGPAAGTGGGKGSAEKSGGSGDGQARPGADSASSGAGDDGPATTTCTTAQVSVKVSTLDRPVNHLMLQATNTSKKPCNAFGHPYLGFDGDQSTTAPFADSKPQAVVTLAPGETAYAGIAYSAADGSGSNPRKATTLRVSFAGPDQAGSVGAGVELPLPADLTVDDSARVTYWQTNASDAAMW; this comes from the coding sequence ATGAACGTCCGCATCTCTCGCCGCTCCCGCACGCTGCGTGTGGCCGCCGCCGCGCTGACCGCCGCCGCGCTCACCCTCACCGCCTGCAACTCCGACGAGGACGGCGTCCGCCGGTCCGGCGCCGCGGACACCTCGTCCCCGTCGGCCTCCACCGGTGGCTCCGGCGGGGCGGACGCGGGAACCTCATCCGGTGGCGACAGCGCCGGTGCCGACTCCAAGGGGTCCACCGGTGACGGCGACAGCGACGGCCCGGCGGCCGGTACCGGCGGCGGCAAGGGCTCCGCGGAGAAGTCCGGTGGCTCCGGCGACGGTCAGGCCCGGCCCGGCGCCGACTCCGCCTCCTCCGGCGCCGGCGACGACGGCCCGGCCACCACCACCTGCACCACCGCCCAGGTGTCCGTCAAGGTCAGCACGCTCGACCGGCCGGTGAACCACCTGATGCTCCAGGCCACCAACACCTCCAAGAAGCCCTGCAACGCCTTCGGCCACCCCTACCTGGGCTTCGACGGGGACCAGTCCACCACCGCGCCCTTCGCGGACAGCAAGCCGCAGGCCGTGGTCACGCTGGCGCCCGGCGAGACCGCCTACGCGGGCATCGCCTACTCCGCCGCCGACGGTTCCGGCAGCAACCCGCGGAAGGCCACCACGCTCCGGGTGAGCTTCGCCGGCCCGGACCAGGCGGGCAGCGTCGGCGCGGGGGTCGAGCTGCCCCTCCCCGCCGACCTGACCGTCGACGACTCCGCCCGCGTCACCTACTGGCAGACCAACGCCTCCGACGCCGCCATGTGGTGA
- a CDS encoding AfsR/SARP family transcriptional regulator, translating to MEFSLLGPVTATDDEHGELPLGPPKRRSVLAMLLLQPNTTVSVEQLTASVWEEEPPAHARTVIQGHVSKLRATLAEAGAAAHGVELTTRGSAYRLRLPATLVDAHRFSELAASARPEEDPGRAVGLLQEALSLWRGPALTGTVTSPPLAAAAHALEERRLAAVETLAAAYGTLGDHDRAAAVLSAEAVTHPLREGLVAALMLALYRAGRQSDALDRYHHTRRLLADELGVDPGERLRAAYQSILAGDSPPADRQPPRRGTVPPPGRPGGAPPAPRHRPPSPTRGRPPPRRSPAPRPPDRRCPGPVTRPVAVPPPRGPAPRRRPVARPAPGRSPAYPARPGTPLRRPPRRAYPPDRPAASRRPRPHPRRTPGPRRRSRCRPLPVATRRPAWRPAPRRAPACRWARASIPRPGRPGRPGACTAGPGRPRRPRSPGHPAAAPSRRPPERGRAGAPRPPRNCSPGRRPASWAARRSWTS from the coding sequence GTGGAGTTCTCGCTGCTGGGTCCGGTGACCGCCACCGACGACGAACACGGGGAACTGCCGCTGGGGCCGCCGAAGCGGCGCAGCGTGCTGGCCATGCTGCTGCTCCAGCCCAACACCACGGTGTCGGTGGAGCAGTTGACGGCCTCGGTGTGGGAGGAGGAACCGCCCGCCCACGCCCGGACGGTGATCCAGGGTCACGTCTCCAAGCTCCGGGCCACCCTGGCCGAAGCCGGGGCCGCCGCGCACGGCGTGGAGCTGACGACCCGTGGGTCGGCCTACCGGCTGCGGCTGCCCGCCACGCTGGTGGACGCCCACCGGTTCAGCGAACTCGCCGCGTCCGCCCGGCCCGAGGAGGACCCCGGCCGGGCGGTCGGGCTGCTCCAGGAGGCGCTGTCGCTGTGGCGCGGGCCGGCCCTGACCGGCACGGTGACCTCCCCGCCGCTCGCCGCCGCCGCGCACGCCCTGGAGGAACGCCGGCTGGCCGCCGTGGAGACGCTGGCCGCCGCCTACGGGACGCTCGGTGACCACGACCGGGCGGCCGCGGTGCTCTCCGCCGAGGCGGTCACCCATCCGCTGCGGGAGGGCCTGGTCGCCGCGCTGATGCTGGCGCTGTACCGGGCCGGCCGGCAGTCGGACGCGCTGGACCGCTACCACCACACCCGCCGGCTGCTCGCCGACGAACTCGGCGTGGACCCCGGCGAGCGGCTGCGCGCCGCCTACCAGAGCATCCTCGCCGGCGACAGCCCGCCGGCCGACCGGCAGCCGCCGCGCCGGGGCACCGTGCCGCCGCCCGGCCGGCCCGGCGGCGCGCCGCCCGCGCCGCGGCACCGGCCGCCTTCCCCCACCCGCGGGAGGCCGCCGCCCCGCCGTTCGCCGGCCCCGCGGCCGCCGGACCGGCGGTGTCCCGGCCCGGTCACCCGGCCGGTGGCCGTCCCGCCGCCCCGGGGACCGGCGCCCCGGCGGCGCCCGGTGGCCCGGCCGGCGCCGGGCAGGTCCCCGGCGTACCCGGCCCGGCCCGGCACACCCCTCCGCCGGCCGCCCCGCCGGGCGTACCCACCGGACCGGCCGGCGGCGTCCCGGCGGCCCCGTCCGCACCCCCGGCGTACCCCGGGACCCCGCCGCCGGTCCAGGTGCCGGCCGCTCCCGGTGGCGACACGCCGGCCGGCCTGGCGCCCGGCACCCCGCCGGGCCCCGGCGTGCCGCTGGGCCCGGGCGTCGATCCCGCGACCGGGACGGCCGGGGCGCCCTGGGGCGTGCACGGCCGGACCGGGACGGCCCCGGCGGCCCAGGTCCCCTGGGCACCCGGCAGCGGCGCCGAGCCGCCGGCCACCGGAGCGGGGGCGGGCGGGGGCGCCGCGCCCTCCCCGCAACTGCTCCCCCGGCCGCCGGCCGGCTTCCTGGGCCGCGCGGCGGAGCTGGACCAGCTGA
- a CDS encoding carbon-nitrogen family hydrolase — protein MRASLIQIGVDPGEPVEKRRTRAAALVREQAGADLVVLPELWTVGAFAYDAFASGAEPLDGPTASAMAAAARDAGVWLHAGSLVERAAEGLYNTSLVFSPAGELVRSYRKIHRFGFDRGEAVLMGAGDEIATAELPDATLGLATCYDLRFPELFRLLVDAGAQLLVIPAGWPARRREHWTLLARARAVENQAYVLACGTAGTHADVEQAGHSIVVDPWGEVLAEAGAGEQVLTVELDVAKVARTREEFPALRDRLLGLPAPRR, from the coding sequence GTGCGCGCCTCCCTGATCCAGATCGGTGTGGACCCGGGCGAGCCGGTGGAAAAGCGTCGGACGCGGGCGGCGGCCCTGGTCCGGGAGCAGGCCGGGGCGGACCTGGTCGTCCTGCCCGAGCTGTGGACCGTGGGGGCCTTCGCGTACGACGCGTTCGCCTCCGGGGCCGAGCCGCTGGACGGCCCCACCGCCTCGGCGATGGCGGCGGCGGCCCGGGACGCCGGGGTGTGGCTGCACGCGGGCTCCCTGGTGGAACGCGCCGCGGAAGGGCTGTACAACACCTCGCTGGTGTTCTCGCCCGCCGGTGAACTGGTCCGCAGCTACCGGAAGATCCACCGCTTCGGTTTCGACCGGGGCGAGGCGGTGCTGATGGGCGCGGGCGACGAGATCGCCACCGCCGAACTGCCGGACGCCACCCTCGGCCTGGCGACCTGTTACGACCTGCGCTTCCCGGAGCTGTTCCGGCTGCTGGTGGACGCGGGCGCGCAGCTGCTGGTGATCCCGGCCGGCTGGCCGGCCCGCCGCCGTGAGCACTGGACGCTGCTGGCCCGCGCCCGCGCGGTGGAGAACCAGGCGTACGTGTTGGCCTGCGGCACCGCCGGCACCCACGCGGACGTCGAGCAGGCCGGGCACAGCATCGTGGTCGATCCCTGGGGCGAGGTGCTGGCCGAGGCCGGTGCCGGCGAGCAGGTGCTCACCGTGGAGCTGGACGTGGCGAAGGTGGCCCGTACCCGCGAGGAGTTCCCCGCCCTCCGGGACCGGCTGCTCGGGCTGCCCGCCCCGCGACGCTGA
- a CDS encoding NB-ARC domain-containing protein, with amino-acid sequence MRWAHSHAEAFPHGRLFADLRGFGGGEEARPGQVLREFLLALGVEAGRIPESADAAAALYRSIAADRALLVVLDNAHSSAQVRPLLPAGPYCVTLVTSRSRLDGLVATDSARSVRLHALDIEEGVALLGAVLGQDRVTEDPAAARELVALCNGLPLALRAAAAQLTARPRWRLARLAAALRDERKRLALLSAEDTGVAAALRASVARLSADDVRLLATLGSSFAREVDAGAVAALAGSDPELTRDALDRLAEVHLIDEEATNRYVMSDLVKLFAQEGKDRPGPGERPG; translated from the coding sequence GTGCGCTGGGCGCACTCCCACGCCGAGGCGTTCCCGCACGGACGGCTCTTCGCCGACCTGCGCGGCTTCGGCGGCGGCGAGGAGGCCCGGCCCGGGCAGGTGCTGCGGGAGTTCCTGCTCGCGCTCGGCGTGGAGGCGGGCCGCATCCCGGAGTCCGCCGACGCCGCCGCCGCGCTGTACCGGTCCATCGCCGCCGACCGGGCGCTGCTGGTGGTCCTCGACAACGCGCACAGCTCCGCCCAGGTGAGGCCGCTGCTACCGGCCGGCCCGTACTGCGTCACCCTGGTGACCAGCCGGAGCCGGCTGGACGGCCTGGTCGCCACCGACTCGGCCCGTTCGGTGCGGCTGCACGCGCTGGACATCGAGGAGGGGGTGGCGCTGCTCGGCGCCGTCCTGGGCCAGGACCGGGTCACCGAGGACCCGGCCGCCGCCCGCGAGCTGGTCGCCCTCTGCAACGGCCTGCCGCTCGCGCTGCGGGCCGCCGCCGCCCAGCTGACCGCCCGCCCCCGCTGGCGGCTGGCCCGGCTGGCCGCCGCCCTGCGCGACGAGCGGAAGCGGCTGGCACTGCTGTCGGCGGAGGACACCGGGGTCGCCGCCGCGCTGCGGGCCTCCGTCGCCCGGCTCTCCGCGGACGACGTCCGGCTGCTGGCCACCCTGGGCAGCAGCTTCGCCCGCGAGGTCGACGCCGGGGCGGTCGCCGCCCTCGCCGGCTCGGACCCCGAGCTGACCCGGGACGCCCTGGACCGGCTGGCCGAGGTGCACCTCATCGACGAGGAGGCCACCAACCGCTACGTGATGAGCGACCTGGTGAAGCTCTTCGCCCAGGAGGGCAAGGACCGCCCCGGCCCGGGGGAACGGCCAGGGTAG
- a CDS encoding Dabb family protein, translating to MIVHTLRFAFKDGTTEEQKGRVLALLRRTASVESVSFATVGQCLGRPEDGFTHAYCVGIEDLAALERYLYDPVHLAGDDEILPHLARIAVGPDLSDDMSPELGSTIMALHDQKTARYPEWAARLEPLVDIRIA from the coding sequence ATGATCGTCCACACGCTGCGCTTCGCCTTCAAGGACGGCACCACCGAGGAGCAGAAGGGCCGGGTGCTCGCGTTGCTGCGTCGGACGGCCTCCGTCGAGTCGGTGTCGTTCGCCACGGTCGGGCAGTGCCTCGGCCGCCCGGAGGACGGCTTCACCCACGCCTACTGCGTGGGCATCGAGGACTTGGCCGCGCTGGAGCGGTACCTGTACGACCCGGTCCACCTGGCCGGGGACGACGAGATCCTTCCGCACCTCGCCAGGATCGCCGTCGGCCCCGACCTCTCCGACGACATGAGCCCGGAGCTGGGCAGCACGATCATGGCGCTGCACGATCAGAAGACGGCCAGGTACCCGGAGTGGGCCGCCCGGCTCGAACCGCTCGTGGACATACGGATCGCGTAG
- a CDS encoding NHL domain-containing thioredoxin family protein — protein sequence MNDAAPAPSPAPAPRRRARVRAPELTGKGGWLNTGGKDLTLGDLRGKIVILDFWTFCCVNCLHVLDELRELEERHRDTVVIVGVHSPKFVHEADHRAVVDAVERYEVHHPVLDDPELATWKQYAVRAWPTLVVIDPEGYVVAQHAGEGHAHAIAALVAELEAEHAAKGTLRRGDGPYVPPEPVATELRFPGKALRLPSGGFLVSDTTRHALVELADDAETVVRRIGTGERGLVDGPAERARFSEPQGLALLPGGEVVVADTVNHALRTYDPATGEVATIAGTGRQWWQGSPTAGPAREIDLSSPWDVAWFAGRLWIAMAGVHQLWTYDPENGTVAVAAGTTNEGLVDGPADQAWFAQPSGLAATDERLWVADSETSAVRWVERAGDAPDAFVVRTAVGTGLFDFGHRDGPAEQALLQHPLGVTALPDGSVAVCDTYNHALRRYDPVTGEVSTLATDLREPSDAVLVDGDVVVVESARHRLTRLRLPEEAVRVAAVAHRTRRAATEIAGGTLRLDVVFQAPAGQKLDTRYGPSTRLLVSSTPPELLAEGAGAGTDLSRDLVLADGVTEGVLHVSAMAASCDDDPANEYPACHVHQQDWGVPVRIAEGGAARLPLVLAGMDAATEGA from the coding sequence ATGAACGATGCCGCCCCGGCGCCCAGCCCCGCCCCCGCTCCCCGTCGCCGCGCCCGTGTCCGTGCCCCCGAGCTGACCGGCAAGGGGGGCTGGCTCAACACCGGTGGGAAGGACCTCACCCTCGGTGACCTGCGCGGGAAGATCGTCATCCTGGACTTCTGGACGTTCTGCTGCGTGAACTGCCTGCACGTCCTGGACGAGCTGCGCGAGCTGGAGGAGCGGCACCGGGACACCGTGGTGATCGTCGGGGTGCACTCGCCGAAGTTCGTGCACGAGGCCGACCACCGCGCGGTGGTGGACGCGGTCGAGCGGTACGAGGTGCACCACCCGGTGCTCGACGACCCCGAGCTGGCCACCTGGAAGCAGTACGCGGTACGCGCCTGGCCCACCCTGGTCGTCATCGACCCGGAGGGGTACGTGGTCGCGCAGCACGCCGGCGAGGGGCACGCGCACGCCATCGCCGCCCTGGTGGCGGAGCTGGAGGCGGAGCACGCGGCCAAGGGCACCCTGCGGCGCGGCGACGGCCCGTACGTGCCGCCGGAGCCGGTCGCCACCGAGCTGCGGTTCCCCGGGAAGGCGCTGCGGCTGCCCTCCGGCGGGTTCCTCGTCTCGGACACCACCCGGCACGCGCTGGTGGAGCTGGCCGACGACGCGGAGACCGTGGTCCGCCGGATCGGCACCGGGGAGCGGGGCCTGGTGGACGGGCCGGCGGAGCGCGCCCGGTTCAGCGAGCCGCAGGGCCTGGCGCTGCTGCCCGGCGGCGAGGTGGTCGTCGCCGACACCGTCAACCACGCGCTGCGCACCTACGACCCCGCGACCGGCGAGGTCGCGACCATCGCCGGGACCGGCCGCCAGTGGTGGCAGGGCTCGCCGACCGCCGGCCCCGCCCGGGAGATCGACCTCTCCTCGCCCTGGGACGTGGCCTGGTTCGCCGGGCGGCTGTGGATCGCCATGGCGGGCGTGCACCAGCTGTGGACGTACGACCCGGAGAACGGGACCGTCGCCGTCGCGGCCGGCACCACCAACGAGGGGCTGGTCGACGGGCCCGCCGACCAGGCGTGGTTCGCCCAGCCGTCCGGCCTCGCCGCCACCGACGAGCGGCTGTGGGTGGCCGACTCCGAGACCTCCGCGGTCCGCTGGGTGGAGCGCGCCGGGGACGCGCCGGACGCCTTCGTGGTCCGTACGGCGGTCGGCACCGGGCTGTTCGACTTCGGGCACCGGGACGGCCCGGCGGAGCAGGCCCTGCTCCAGCACCCGCTGGGCGTCACCGCGCTGCCCGACGGCTCGGTCGCGGTCTGCGACACCTACAACCACGCGCTGCGCCGGTACGACCCCGTGACCGGCGAGGTGAGCACCCTCGCCACGGACCTGCGGGAGCCCTCCGACGCGGTGCTGGTGGACGGGGACGTGGTGGTCGTGGAGTCCGCGCGGCACCGGCTGACCCGGCTGCGGCTCCCGGAGGAGGCGGTCCGGGTGGCCGCGGTGGCCCACCGCACCCGGCGCGCGGCCACCGAGATCGCCGGCGGCACGCTCCGGCTGGACGTGGTCTTCCAGGCACCCGCCGGCCAGAAGCTGGACACCCGGTACGGGCCGTCCACCCGGCTGCTGGTCAGCTCCACCCCGCCGGAGCTGCTGGCCGAGGGGGCGGGCGCCGGCACCGACCTGAGCCGGGACCTGGTCCTGGCCGACGGCGTCACCGAGGGCGTGCTGCACGTGTCGGCGATGGCCGCGTCCTGCGACGACGACCCGGCGAACGAGTACCCGGCCTGCCATGTGCACCAGCAGGACTGGGGCGTCCCGGTGCGGATCGCCGAGGGCGGCGCCGCCCGGCTGCCGCTGGTGCTGGCCGGCATGGACGCGGCCACCGAGGGGGCCTGA
- a CDS encoding M18 family aminopeptidase has protein sequence MTSPHRFDRGHTDDLLTFLAAGPSPYHAVAHAAERLEKAGFRQVEETEPWEGGAGGRYVLRGGAIIAWYVPEGAGPATPYRIVGAHTDSPNLRVKPLPDTGAHGWRQIAVEIYGGTLLNTWLDRDLGISGRLSLRDGGERLVRVDRPLLRVPQLAVHLDRSVNTDGLKLDRQRHLTPVWGLGEPREGDLIRFLAEESGLEAADVTGWDLMVHSVEPPAYLGRDRELVAGPRMDNLLSVHAATAALIAVAGRPDATCIPVLAAFDHEENGSESDTGAQGPLLGNVLERSVYARGGSYEDRARAFAGTICLSSDTGHAVHPNYAERHDPSHHPMPNGGPILKVNVNQRYATDGRGRAVFAAACERAGVPWQSFVSNNAMPCGTTIGPITAARHGITTVDIGVAILSMHSARELCGAEDPHLLATALASFLEN, from the coding sequence ATGACCTCTCCCCACCGCTTCGACCGCGGCCACACCGACGACCTGCTCACATTCCTCGCAGCGGGGCCCTCGCCGTACCACGCGGTGGCCCACGCCGCCGAGCGGCTGGAGAAGGCCGGTTTCCGGCAGGTCGAGGAGACCGAACCGTGGGAGGGAGGCGCCGGCGGCCGGTACGTGCTCCGGGGCGGGGCGATCATCGCCTGGTACGTGCCCGAGGGCGCCGGCCCCGCCACTCCGTACCGAATCGTCGGCGCCCACACCGACTCTCCCAATCTGCGGGTCAAGCCCCTCCCCGACACCGGGGCGCACGGCTGGCGGCAGATCGCCGTCGAGATCTACGGCGGCACCCTGCTCAACACCTGGCTCGACCGCGACCTGGGCATCTCCGGCCGGCTGTCGCTCCGCGACGGCGGCGAGCGCCTGGTCCGCGTCGACCGGCCGCTGCTGCGGGTGCCCCAGCTCGCCGTCCACCTGGACCGCTCGGTCAACACCGACGGGCTCAAGCTGGACCGCCAGCGCCACCTCACCCCCGTCTGGGGCCTGGGCGAGCCCCGGGAGGGCGACCTGATCCGCTTCCTCGCCGAGGAGAGCGGGCTGGAGGCGGCGGACGTCACCGGCTGGGACCTGATGGTGCACAGCGTGGAGCCGCCGGCCTACCTGGGCCGCGACCGGGAGCTGGTGGCCGGCCCCCGGATGGACAACCTGCTGTCGGTGCACGCCGCCACCGCGGCGCTCATCGCCGTGGCCGGGCGCCCGGACGCCACGTGCATCCCGGTGCTCGCCGCGTTCGACCACGAGGAGAACGGCAGCGAGTCCGACACCGGCGCCCAGGGGCCGCTGCTCGGCAACGTCCTGGAGCGTTCCGTCTACGCCCGGGGCGGCAGCTACGAGGACCGCGCCCGCGCCTTCGCCGGCACCATCTGCCTGTCCTCCGACACCGGGCACGCCGTCCACCCCAACTACGCGGAGCGGCACGACCCGTCGCACCACCCGATGCCCAACGGCGGCCCCATCCTCAAGGTGAACGTCAACCAGCGGTACGCCACCGACGGGCGCGGCCGGGCGGTCTTCGCCGCCGCCTGCGAGCGCGCCGGTGTACCGTGGCAGAGCTTCGTCTCCAACAACGCCATGCCGTGCGGCACCACCATCGGTCCCATCACCGCCGCCCGGCACGGCATCACCACCGTCGACATCGGCGTCGCGATCCTCTCCATGCACTCCGCACGCGAGCTGTGCGGGGCCGAGGATCCGCACCTGCTCGCCACCGCGCTCGCCTCCTTCCTGGAGAATTGA